The Verrucomicrobiota bacterium genomic interval GCCCACGCAGCAATCGGTGGCCAAGCTGCGCGAAATCGGCATCGCGCCCAACATCCTGGTGTGCCGCTGCGAGCATTCGCTGGACAAGGAACTGCGCGCGAAGATATCCCTGTTCTGCAACGTGCCGGTAGAGGCGGTGATTGAGGAGAAGGACGTGGACCACTCGATTTACGAAGTGCCGTTGATGCTGCAACGGGAACGGATGGATGAACTGGTGTGCCGCTATCTGCGCCTGGACACCCCGCCGGCCAACATGACGCACTGGCAGGAAATCATCCGCAAACTGATCGCTCCGGCGCACCGGGTCCGCATCGCGGTGGTGGGCAAATACATCGGTCTGCAAGACGCCTATAAATCGGTCTATGAAGCGGTCATTCATGGCGGCATCGGCAATGATTGCGGCGTGGAAATTGTGCGGGTGGACTCCGAGGATATCGAACGCCACGGGCCGGACAACATCCTGCGCGGCATGGGCGGCATTCTCATTCCCGGGGGATTCGGTAATCGCGGCATCGAAGGCAAAATTCAGGCGGCGCGCTATGCACGCGAGCATGGCATTCCCTATCTGGGGTTATGCCTGGGCATGCAAATCGCCACCATCGAGTTCGCGCGGAACGTGTTGAAACTGGAGGGGGCGCATTCGACGGAGTTCGATCCGCAATCACCGCACCCGGTGATTTGCCTGCAAGAGGATCAAAAAAATGTCACGGACAAGGGCGGCACCATGCGCCTGGGGCAACAAACCAGCCAGTTGAGCATGAACACGCTGGCCAGCAAATTGTACGGTGCCTTTGCCATTCAGGAACGGCACCGGCACCGCTACGAGTTCAACAACGCCTATCGTCAGCAGTATGAGAAGGCCGGCATGGTGTTCAGCGGCACCACCACCGATGGGAAACTGGTAGAAATCATTGAAATCCCGGCGCATCCATTTTTTATTGCCAGCCAGTTCCATCCCGAATTCCAAAGCAAGCCGCATGAGCCGCATCCGTTGTTCAAAGGCTTTATCGCGGCAGCCCACGTGTTCATGCATCGCAAACCGATTTAATATCGCGCTGAAGCTTGGCGTGCGGAGCCGGAGTCCCCGCGCGCCTGGCAA includes:
- a CDS encoding CTP synthase — protein: MKYIFVTGGVISSLGKGLTAASLGTLLENRGLKVVLQKFDPYLNVDPGTMNPFQHGEVYVLDDGAETDLDLGHYERFTHVKLTRMNNLTSGQVYKTVLDNERKGVYLGKTVQVIPHVTDEIQKRISTLAEQSKADVVITEIGGTTGDIEGLPFLEAIREFALDVGPQNAIFIHVTYVPFIKAAGELKTKPTQQSVAKLREIGIAPNILVCRCEHSLDKELRAKISLFCNVPVEAVIEEKDVDHSIYEVPLMLQRERMDELVCRYLRLDTPPANMTHWQEIIRKLIAPAHRVRIAVVGKYIGLQDAYKSVYEAVIHGGIGNDCGVEIVRVDSEDIERHGPDNILRGMGGILIPGGFGNRGIEGKIQAARYAREHGIPYLGLCLGMQIATIEFARNVLKLEGAHSTEFDPQSPHPVICLQEDQKNVTDKGGTMRLGQQTSQLSMNTLASKLYGAFAIQERHRHRYEFNNAYRQQYEKAGMVFSGTTTDGKLVEIIEIPAHPFFIASQFHPEFQSKPHEPHPLFKGFIAAAHVFMHRKPI